The following are from one region of the Silene latifolia isolate original U9 population chromosome 9, ASM4854445v1, whole genome shotgun sequence genome:
- the LOC141600749 gene encoding secreted RxLR effector protein 161-like, translating to MSNAKPVYTPIQQHHNLALAKGELLKDVMKYRRIVEKLVYLAITRPDLVYAVYILSQFVHQPQKEHWDGAMRMVRYLKLAPSKGILINSNSNLQLQGFCDSDYASCPLTRRSLSGYFVSLGGAPVSWRGKKQVTVAKSTAEAEYRAMTVVMSELIWLKYFLASLGVFHTQPMDLFCDNQAALHIARNPVFHDRTKRIEIDCHFVRQYLVNKTIRTRFVRNKEQVADVFTKALGGEAFGYLQGKLGLGLPRAPT from the coding sequence ATGTCGAATGCAAAGCCAGTATATACTCCGATTCAACAGCATCACAATCTTGCATTGGCCAAAGGGGAGTTGTTGAAAGATGTGATGAAGTATCGAAGAATTGTAGAAAAACTTGTCTATTTAGCGATTACCCGGCCGGACCTCGTGTACGCAGTCTATATACTTTCTCAGTTCGTCCATCAGCCACAGAAGGAACATTGGGATGGTGCAATGCGGATGGTACGTTACTTGAAGTTGGCTCCGAGTAAGGGAATCCTTATCAATAGTAATTCGAATTTACAGTTACAAGGTTTTTGCGATTCCGATTATGCAAGTTGTCCGTTGACAAGGAGGTCTTTGAGTGGGTATTTCGTTTCCTTGGGTGGAGCACCAGTTTCATGGCGTGGCAAGAAACAAGTGACAGTGGCAAAGTCTACAGCGGAGGCGGAATACCGCGCTATGACTGTTGTAATGAGTGAATTAATTTGGCTAAAATATTTTTTAGCTTCATTGGGCGTGTTTCACACACAGCCTATGGATTTGTTTTGTGATAATCAAGCCGCACTTCATATTGCACGGAATCCGGTCTTTCACGATCGAACCAAACGTATCGAGATTGATTGTCACTTCGTCCGACAATATTTGGTGAACAAGACTATCAGGACACGTTTTGTGCGCAACAAGGAACAAGTAGCTGACGTGTTTACAAAGGCCTTGGGAGGTGAGGCTTTCGGTTATCTTCAAGGCAAGTTGGGACTCGGTTTACCGAgggctccaacttga
- the LOC141599421 gene encoding putative protein kinase At2g41970, with product MTMSARHHPASYSFNSSMLAPTATPRLSEDKVKQCVDPKLNDSYPPKAVVKMAAVAALCVQYEADFRPNMRIVVKALQPLLNAKPPGPEQHA from the exons ATGACTATGTCAGCAAGGCATCATCCAGCATCATATAGTTTTAACTCAAGCATGCTCGCGCCAACA GCAACTCCTAGATTGAGTGAAGACAAAGTGAAGCAGTGTGTTGATCCCAAACTGAATGACAGCTATCCACCAAAAGCAGTCGTTAAG ATGGCAGCAGTTGCAGCACTGTGTGTTCAGTATGAGGCTGATTTCAGGCCAAACATGAGGATTGTGGTGAAGGCTCTCCAACCTCTTCTCAATGCTAAACCACCAGGACCTGAACAACACGCTTGA
- the LOC141600750 gene encoding uncharacterized protein LOC141600750, translating into MTGNAPRVHQLKSKLSACKQKKESVVEYYTRLKTIWDELTNYSKVQQCTCGAAVALAKEREEEKVHQFLMGLDDKLYGHIRTNILMEDHPIFSLTRAYALVLREETHASIWGMKRKCYHERSE; encoded by the coding sequence ATGACTGGAAACGCCCCACGAGTTCACCAATTGAAGAGTAAACTAAGTGCGTGTAAGCAAAAGAAGGAGTCAGTGGTAGAATATTATACCCGTCTCAAGACAATATGGGATGAACTGACTAATTACTCGAAAGTGCAGCAATGCACATGTGGGGCTGCCGTAGCATTGGCAAAGGAACGAGAGGAAGAGAAGGTCCATCAATTCTTGATGGGACTCGATGACAAATTGTATGGACATATCCGTACAAATATTTTGATGGAAGACCACCCTATCTTCTCTCTCACAAGAGCATATGCACTTGTATTACGAGAAGAGACACATGCGAGCATATGGGGAATGAAGAGGAAGTGCTACCATGAGAGGTCAGAATAA